One Symphalangus syndactylus isolate Jambi chromosome 10, NHGRI_mSymSyn1-v2.1_pri, whole genome shotgun sequence genomic region harbors:
- the YTHDC1 gene encoding YTH domain-containing protein 1 isoform X2 encodes MAADSREEKDGELNVLDDILTEVPEQDDELYNPESEQDKNEKKGSKRKSDRMEPTDTKRQKPSVHSRQLVSKPLSSSVSNNKRIVSTKGKSVTEYKNEEYQRSERNKRLDADRKIRLSSSASREPYKNQPEKTCVRKRDPERRAKSPTPDGSERIGLEVDRRASRSSQSSKEEVNSEEYGSDHETGSSGSSDEQGNNTENEEEGVEDVEEDEEVEEDAEEDEEVDEDGEEEEEEEEEEEEEEEEEEEEEYEQDERDQKEEGNDYDTRSEASDSGSESVSFTDGSVRSGSGTDGSVDWLRQGRQEGWGVRYKMETKTINKILVEKSDEKKKERKRARGISPIVFDRSGSSASESYAGSEKKHEKLSSSVRAVRKDQTSKLKYVLQDARFFLIKSNNHENVSLAKAKGVWSTLPVNEKKLNLAFRSARSVILIFSVRESGKFQGFARLSSESHHGGSPIHWVLPAGMSAKMLGGVFKIDWICRRELPFTKSAHLTNPWNEHKPVKIGRDGQEIELECGTQLCLLFPPDESIDLYQVIHKMRHKRRMHSQPRSRGRPSRREPVRDVGRRRPEDYDIHNSRKKPRIDYPPEFHQRPGYLKDPRYQEVDRRFSGVRRDVFLNGSYNDYVREFHNMGPPPPWQGMPPYPGMEQPPHHPYYQHHAPPPQAHPPYSGHHPVPHEARYRDKRVHDYDMRVDDFLRRTQAVVSGRRSRPRERDRERERDRPRDNRRDRERDRGRDRERERERLCDRDRDRGERGRYRR; translated from the exons ATGGAGAACTTAATGTTCTGGATGATATTTTGACTGAAGTACCAGAACAAGATGATGAACTGTATAATCCAGAGAGTGAAcaagataaaaatgagaaaaagg gatcaaaaagaaaaagtgatcgAATGGAACCTACTGATACCAAACGACAAAAGCCTTCTGTCCATTCAAGACAACTGGTTTCTAAGCCACTGAGCTCATCTGTTAGCAATAACAAAAGAATAGTTAGTACAAAAGGAAAGTCAGTCACAGAGTATAAAAATGAGGAATATCAAAGATCTGAAAGAAACAAGCGTCTAGATGCTGATCGGAAAATTCGTCTATCAAGTAGTGCCTCCAGAGAACCTTATAAGAATCAACCTGAAAAAACCTGTGTCCGGAAAAGGGATCCTGAAAGGAGGGCCAAATCTCCTACGCCAGATGGTTCTGAG AGAATTGGGCTTGAAGTGGATAGACGTGCAAGCAGATCCAGCCAGTCTTCTAAGGAAGAAGTGAACTCTGAAGAGTATGGCTCTGACCATGAGACTGGCAGCAGTGGTTCTTCTGATGAGCAAGGCAACAACACTgagaatgaggaggaaggagTGGAAGATGTGGAGGAAGATGAAGAAGTAGAAGAAGATGCAGAAGAAGATGAAGAGGTAGATGAagatggagaggaggaggaggaagaggaggaggaggaggaagaagaggaggaggaggaggaagaagaagaatatgAACAGGATGAGAGAGACCAGAAAGAGGAGGGAAATGATTATGACACTCGAAGTGAGGCCAGTGACTCTGGTTCTGAATCTGTTTCCTTCACAGATGGGTCTGTCAGATCTGGTTCAGGCACAGATGGATCAG TTGACTGGCTGAGACAGGGTCGACAAGAGGGCTGGGGTGTGAGGTATAAGATGGAGACGAAGACTATAAATAAAATTCTTGTGGAAAAATCAG atgagaaaaagaaggaaaggaagagagctAGAGGCATATCTCCAATTGTTTTTGATAGAAGTGGAAGCTCTGCATCAGAGTCATATGCAG GTTCAGAAAAGAAGCATGAGAAATTATCATCTTCCGTTCGTGCTGTCCGAAAAG atcaaaCCAGTAAACTCAAATATGTGCTTCAAGATGCAAGATTTTTCCTCATAAAGAGTAACAACCATGAGAATGTGTCTCTTGCCAAAGCTAAG GGTGTATGGTCCACGCTACCTGTAAATGAGAAGAAATTAAATCTTGCATTTAGATCTGCAAGGAGTGTTATCTTAATATTTTCTGTCAGAGAGAGTGGAAAATTTCAag GGTTTGCAAGACTTTCTTCAGAATCACATCACGGAGGATCTCCTATACACTGGGTGCTTCCAGCAGGAATGAGTGCTAAAATGCTGGGAGGTGTCTTTAAAATTGACTGGATTTGCAG GCGAGAATTACCCTTCACTAAGTCGGCTCATCTCACCAATCCTTGGAATGAACATAAACCAGTAAAGATCGGACGTGATGGACAG GAAATTGAACTTGAATGTGGAACCCAGCTTTGTCTTCTGTTTCCCCCCGATGAAAGTATTGACTTGTATCAGGTCATTCATAAAATGCGTCACAAGAGAAGAATGCATTCTCAGCCCAGATCACGAGGACGTCCATCCCGTCGAGAACCAGTCCGGGATGTGGGAAG GCGTCGACCAGAAGATTATGATATTCATAACAGCAGAAAGAAACCAAGGATTGACTATCCCCCTGAGTTTCACCAGAGACCAG GGTATTTAAAGGATCCACGATACCAGGAAGTGGACAG ACGATTTTCAGGAGTTCGCCGAGATGTGTTTTTAAATGGG tCCTACAATGATTATGTGAGGGAATTTCATAACATGGGACCACCACCACCTTGGCAAGGAATG CCCCCTTACCCAGGAATGGAACAACCTCCACACCATCCTTACTATCAGCACCATGCTCCACCTCCTCAAGCTCATCCCCCTTACTCAGGACATCATCCAGTACCACATGAAGCAAGATACAGAGATAAACGAGTA CATGATTATGATATGAGGGTGGATGATTTTCTTCGTCGCACACAAGCTGTTGTCAGTGGTCGGAGAAGTAGACCCCGTGAAAGAGATCGGGAACGAGAGCGAGACCGCCCTAGAGATAACAGACGAGACAGAGAGCGAGATAGAGGACgtgatagagaaagagaaagagagcgaTTATGTGATCGAGACAGAGACCGAGGGGAGAGAGGTCGATATAGAAGATAA
- the YTHDC1 gene encoding YTH domain-containing protein 1 isoform X3, which translates to MAADSREEKDGELNVLDDILTEVPEQDDELYNPESEQDKNEKKGSKRKSDRMEPTDTKRQKPSVHSRQLVSKPLSSSVSNNKRIVSTKGKSVTEYKNEEYQRSERNKRLDADRKIRLSSSASREPYKNQPEKTCVRKRDPERRAKSPTPDGSERIGLEVDRRASRSSQSSKEEVNSEEYGSDHETGSSGSSDEQGNNTENEEEGVEDVEEDEEVEEDAEEDEEVDEDGEEEEEEEEEEEEEEEEEEEEEYEQDERDQKEEGNDYDTRSEASDSGSESVSFTDGSVRSGSGTDGSVDWLRQGRQEGWGVRYKMETKTINKILVEKSDEKKKERKRARGISPIVFDRSGSSASESYADQTSKLKYVLQDARFFLIKSNNHENVSLAKAKGVWSTLPVNEKKLNLAFRSARSVILIFSVRESGKFQGFARLSSESHHGGSPIHWVLPAGMSAKMLGGVFKIDWICRRELPFTKSAHLTNPWNEHKPVKIGRDGQEIELECGTQLCLLFPPDESIDLYQVIHKMRHKRRMHSQPRSRGRPSRREPVRDVGRRRPEDYDIHNSRKKPRIDYPPEFHQRPGYLKDPRYQEVDSFTNLIPNRRFSGVRRDVFLNGSYNDYVREFHNMGPPPPWQGMPPYPGMEQPPHHPYYQHHAPPPQAHPPYSGHHPVPHEARYRDKRVHDYDMRVDDFLRRTQAVVSGRRSRPRERDRERERDRPRDNRRDRERDRGRDRERERERLCDRDRDRGERGRYRR; encoded by the exons ATGGAGAACTTAATGTTCTGGATGATATTTTGACTGAAGTACCAGAACAAGATGATGAACTGTATAATCCAGAGAGTGAAcaagataaaaatgagaaaaagg gatcaaaaagaaaaagtgatcgAATGGAACCTACTGATACCAAACGACAAAAGCCTTCTGTCCATTCAAGACAACTGGTTTCTAAGCCACTGAGCTCATCTGTTAGCAATAACAAAAGAATAGTTAGTACAAAAGGAAAGTCAGTCACAGAGTATAAAAATGAGGAATATCAAAGATCTGAAAGAAACAAGCGTCTAGATGCTGATCGGAAAATTCGTCTATCAAGTAGTGCCTCCAGAGAACCTTATAAGAATCAACCTGAAAAAACCTGTGTCCGGAAAAGGGATCCTGAAAGGAGGGCCAAATCTCCTACGCCAGATGGTTCTGAG AGAATTGGGCTTGAAGTGGATAGACGTGCAAGCAGATCCAGCCAGTCTTCTAAGGAAGAAGTGAACTCTGAAGAGTATGGCTCTGACCATGAGACTGGCAGCAGTGGTTCTTCTGATGAGCAAGGCAACAACACTgagaatgaggaggaaggagTGGAAGATGTGGAGGAAGATGAAGAAGTAGAAGAAGATGCAGAAGAAGATGAAGAGGTAGATGAagatggagaggaggaggaggaagaggaggaggaggaggaagaagaggaggaggaggaggaagaagaagaatatgAACAGGATGAGAGAGACCAGAAAGAGGAGGGAAATGATTATGACACTCGAAGTGAGGCCAGTGACTCTGGTTCTGAATCTGTTTCCTTCACAGATGGGTCTGTCAGATCTGGTTCAGGCACAGATGGATCAG TTGACTGGCTGAGACAGGGTCGACAAGAGGGCTGGGGTGTGAGGTATAAGATGGAGACGAAGACTATAAATAAAATTCTTGTGGAAAAATCAG atgagaaaaagaaggaaaggaagagagctAGAGGCATATCTCCAATTGTTTTTGATAGAAGTGGAAGCTCTGCATCAGAGTCATATGCAG atcaaaCCAGTAAACTCAAATATGTGCTTCAAGATGCAAGATTTTTCCTCATAAAGAGTAACAACCATGAGAATGTGTCTCTTGCCAAAGCTAAG GGTGTATGGTCCACGCTACCTGTAAATGAGAAGAAATTAAATCTTGCATTTAGATCTGCAAGGAGTGTTATCTTAATATTTTCTGTCAGAGAGAGTGGAAAATTTCAag GGTTTGCAAGACTTTCTTCAGAATCACATCACGGAGGATCTCCTATACACTGGGTGCTTCCAGCAGGAATGAGTGCTAAAATGCTGGGAGGTGTCTTTAAAATTGACTGGATTTGCAG GCGAGAATTACCCTTCACTAAGTCGGCTCATCTCACCAATCCTTGGAATGAACATAAACCAGTAAAGATCGGACGTGATGGACAG GAAATTGAACTTGAATGTGGAACCCAGCTTTGTCTTCTGTTTCCCCCCGATGAAAGTATTGACTTGTATCAGGTCATTCATAAAATGCGTCACAAGAGAAGAATGCATTCTCAGCCCAGATCACGAGGACGTCCATCCCGTCGAGAACCAGTCCGGGATGTGGGAAG GCGTCGACCAGAAGATTATGATATTCATAACAGCAGAAAGAAACCAAGGATTGACTATCCCCCTGAGTTTCACCAGAGACCAG GGTATTTAAAGGATCCACGATACCAGGAAGTGGACAG TTTCACAAATCTTATTCCCAACAGACGATTTTCAGGAGTTCGCCGAGATGTGTTTTTAAATGGG tCCTACAATGATTATGTGAGGGAATTTCATAACATGGGACCACCACCACCTTGGCAAGGAATG CCCCCTTACCCAGGAATGGAACAACCTCCACACCATCCTTACTATCAGCACCATGCTCCACCTCCTCAAGCTCATCCCCCTTACTCAGGACATCATCCAGTACCACATGAAGCAAGATACAGAGATAAACGAGTA CATGATTATGATATGAGGGTGGATGATTTTCTTCGTCGCACACAAGCTGTTGTCAGTGGTCGGAGAAGTAGACCCCGTGAAAGAGATCGGGAACGAGAGCGAGACCGCCCTAGAGATAACAGACGAGACAGAGAGCGAGATAGAGGACgtgatagagaaagagaaagagagcgaTTATGTGATCGAGACAGAGACCGAGGGGAGAGAGGTCGATATAGAAGATAA
- the YTHDC1 gene encoding YTH domain-containing protein 1 isoform X4, with product MAADSREEKDGELNVLDDILTEVPEQDDELYNPESEQDKNEKKGSKRKSDRMEPTDTKRQKPSVHSRQLVSKPLSSSVSNNKRIVSTKGKSVTEYKNEEYQRSERNKRLDADRKIRLSSSASREPYKNQPEKTCVRKRDPERRAKSPTPDGSERIGLEVDRRASRSSQSSKEEVNSEEYGSDHETGSSGSSDEQGNNTENEEEGVEDVEEDEEVEEDAEEDEEVDEDGEEEEEEEEEEEEEEEEEEEEEYEQDERDQKEEGNDYDTRSEASDSGSESVSFTDGSVRSGSGTDGSVDWLRQGRQEGWGVRYKMETKTINKILVEKSDEKKKERKRARGISPIVFDRSGSSASESYADQTSKLKYVLQDARFFLIKSNNHENVSLAKAKGVWSTLPVNEKKLNLAFRSARSVILIFSVRESGKFQGFARLSSESHHGGSPIHWVLPAGMSAKMLGGVFKIDWICRRELPFTKSAHLTNPWNEHKPVKIGRDGQEIELECGTQLCLLFPPDESIDLYQVIHKMRHKRRMHSQPRSRGRPSRREPVRDVGRRRPEDYDIHNSRKKPRIDYPPEFHQRPGYLKDPRYQEVDRRFSGVRRDVFLNGSYNDYVREFHNMGPPPPWQGMPPYPGMEQPPHHPYYQHHAPPPQAHPPYSGHHPVPHEARYRDKRVHDYDMRVDDFLRRTQAVVSGRRSRPRERDRERERDRPRDNRRDRERDRGRDRERERERLCDRDRDRGERGRYRR from the exons ATGGAGAACTTAATGTTCTGGATGATATTTTGACTGAAGTACCAGAACAAGATGATGAACTGTATAATCCAGAGAGTGAAcaagataaaaatgagaaaaagg gatcaaaaagaaaaagtgatcgAATGGAACCTACTGATACCAAACGACAAAAGCCTTCTGTCCATTCAAGACAACTGGTTTCTAAGCCACTGAGCTCATCTGTTAGCAATAACAAAAGAATAGTTAGTACAAAAGGAAAGTCAGTCACAGAGTATAAAAATGAGGAATATCAAAGATCTGAAAGAAACAAGCGTCTAGATGCTGATCGGAAAATTCGTCTATCAAGTAGTGCCTCCAGAGAACCTTATAAGAATCAACCTGAAAAAACCTGTGTCCGGAAAAGGGATCCTGAAAGGAGGGCCAAATCTCCTACGCCAGATGGTTCTGAG AGAATTGGGCTTGAAGTGGATAGACGTGCAAGCAGATCCAGCCAGTCTTCTAAGGAAGAAGTGAACTCTGAAGAGTATGGCTCTGACCATGAGACTGGCAGCAGTGGTTCTTCTGATGAGCAAGGCAACAACACTgagaatgaggaggaaggagTGGAAGATGTGGAGGAAGATGAAGAAGTAGAAGAAGATGCAGAAGAAGATGAAGAGGTAGATGAagatggagaggaggaggaggaagaggaggaggaggaggaagaagaggaggaggaggaggaagaagaagaatatgAACAGGATGAGAGAGACCAGAAAGAGGAGGGAAATGATTATGACACTCGAAGTGAGGCCAGTGACTCTGGTTCTGAATCTGTTTCCTTCACAGATGGGTCTGTCAGATCTGGTTCAGGCACAGATGGATCAG TTGACTGGCTGAGACAGGGTCGACAAGAGGGCTGGGGTGTGAGGTATAAGATGGAGACGAAGACTATAAATAAAATTCTTGTGGAAAAATCAG atgagaaaaagaaggaaaggaagagagctAGAGGCATATCTCCAATTGTTTTTGATAGAAGTGGAAGCTCTGCATCAGAGTCATATGCAG atcaaaCCAGTAAACTCAAATATGTGCTTCAAGATGCAAGATTTTTCCTCATAAAGAGTAACAACCATGAGAATGTGTCTCTTGCCAAAGCTAAG GGTGTATGGTCCACGCTACCTGTAAATGAGAAGAAATTAAATCTTGCATTTAGATCTGCAAGGAGTGTTATCTTAATATTTTCTGTCAGAGAGAGTGGAAAATTTCAag GGTTTGCAAGACTTTCTTCAGAATCACATCACGGAGGATCTCCTATACACTGGGTGCTTCCAGCAGGAATGAGTGCTAAAATGCTGGGAGGTGTCTTTAAAATTGACTGGATTTGCAG GCGAGAATTACCCTTCACTAAGTCGGCTCATCTCACCAATCCTTGGAATGAACATAAACCAGTAAAGATCGGACGTGATGGACAG GAAATTGAACTTGAATGTGGAACCCAGCTTTGTCTTCTGTTTCCCCCCGATGAAAGTATTGACTTGTATCAGGTCATTCATAAAATGCGTCACAAGAGAAGAATGCATTCTCAGCCCAGATCACGAGGACGTCCATCCCGTCGAGAACCAGTCCGGGATGTGGGAAG GCGTCGACCAGAAGATTATGATATTCATAACAGCAGAAAGAAACCAAGGATTGACTATCCCCCTGAGTTTCACCAGAGACCAG GGTATTTAAAGGATCCACGATACCAGGAAGTGGACAG ACGATTTTCAGGAGTTCGCCGAGATGTGTTTTTAAATGGG tCCTACAATGATTATGTGAGGGAATTTCATAACATGGGACCACCACCACCTTGGCAAGGAATG CCCCCTTACCCAGGAATGGAACAACCTCCACACCATCCTTACTATCAGCACCATGCTCCACCTCCTCAAGCTCATCCCCCTTACTCAGGACATCATCCAGTACCACATGAAGCAAGATACAGAGATAAACGAGTA CATGATTATGATATGAGGGTGGATGATTTTCTTCGTCGCACACAAGCTGTTGTCAGTGGTCGGAGAAGTAGACCCCGTGAAAGAGATCGGGAACGAGAGCGAGACCGCCCTAGAGATAACAGACGAGACAGAGAGCGAGATAGAGGACgtgatagagaaagagaaagagagcgaTTATGTGATCGAGACAGAGACCGAGGGGAGAGAGGTCGATATAGAAGATAA
- the YTHDC1 gene encoding YTH domain-containing protein 1 isoform X5 has translation MAADSREEKDGELNVLDDILTEVPEQDDELYNPESEQDKNEKKGSKRKSDRMEPTDTKRQKPSVHSRQLVSKPLSSSVSNNKRIVSTKGKSVTEYKNEEYQRSERNKRLDADRKIRLSSSASREPYKNQPEKTCVRKRDPERRAKSPTPDGSERIGLEVDRRASRSSQSSKEEVNSEEYGSDHETGSSGSSDEQGNNTENEEEGVEDVEEDEEVEEDAEEDEEVDEDGEEEEEEEEEEEEEEEEEEEEEYEQDERDQKEEGNDYDTRSEASDSGSESVSFTDGSVRSGSGTDGSDEKKKERKRARGISPIVFDRSGSSASESYAGSEKKHEKLSSSVRAVRKDQTSKLKYVLQDARFFLIKSNNHENVSLAKAKGVWSTLPVNEKKLNLAFRSARSVILIFSVRESGKFQGFARLSSESHHGGSPIHWVLPAGMSAKMLGGVFKIDWICRRELPFTKSAHLTNPWNEHKPVKIGRDGQEIELECGTQLCLLFPPDESIDLYQVIHKMRHKRRMHSQPRSRGRPSRREPVRDVGRRRPEDYDIHNSRKKPRIDYPPEFHQRPGYLKDPRYQEVDSFTNLIPNRRFSGVRRDVFLNGSYNDYVREFHNMGPPPPWQGMPPYPGMEQPPHHPYYQHHAPPPQAHPPYSGHHPVPHEARYRDKRVHDYDMRVDDFLRRTQAVVSGRRSRPRERDRERERDRPRDNRRDRERDRGRDRERERERLCDRDRDRGERGRYRR, from the exons ATGGAGAACTTAATGTTCTGGATGATATTTTGACTGAAGTACCAGAACAAGATGATGAACTGTATAATCCAGAGAGTGAAcaagataaaaatgagaaaaagg gatcaaaaagaaaaagtgatcgAATGGAACCTACTGATACCAAACGACAAAAGCCTTCTGTCCATTCAAGACAACTGGTTTCTAAGCCACTGAGCTCATCTGTTAGCAATAACAAAAGAATAGTTAGTACAAAAGGAAAGTCAGTCACAGAGTATAAAAATGAGGAATATCAAAGATCTGAAAGAAACAAGCGTCTAGATGCTGATCGGAAAATTCGTCTATCAAGTAGTGCCTCCAGAGAACCTTATAAGAATCAACCTGAAAAAACCTGTGTCCGGAAAAGGGATCCTGAAAGGAGGGCCAAATCTCCTACGCCAGATGGTTCTGAG AGAATTGGGCTTGAAGTGGATAGACGTGCAAGCAGATCCAGCCAGTCTTCTAAGGAAGAAGTGAACTCTGAAGAGTATGGCTCTGACCATGAGACTGGCAGCAGTGGTTCTTCTGATGAGCAAGGCAACAACACTgagaatgaggaggaaggagTGGAAGATGTGGAGGAAGATGAAGAAGTAGAAGAAGATGCAGAAGAAGATGAAGAGGTAGATGAagatggagaggaggaggaggaagaggaggaggaggaggaagaagaggaggaggaggaggaagaagaagaatatgAACAGGATGAGAGAGACCAGAAAGAGGAGGGAAATGATTATGACACTCGAAGTGAGGCCAGTGACTCTGGTTCTGAATCTGTTTCCTTCACAGATGGGTCTGTCAGATCTGGTTCAGGCACAGATGGATCAG atgagaaaaagaaggaaaggaagagagctAGAGGCATATCTCCAATTGTTTTTGATAGAAGTGGAAGCTCTGCATCAGAGTCATATGCAG GTTCAGAAAAGAAGCATGAGAAATTATCATCTTCCGTTCGTGCTGTCCGAAAAG atcaaaCCAGTAAACTCAAATATGTGCTTCAAGATGCAAGATTTTTCCTCATAAAGAGTAACAACCATGAGAATGTGTCTCTTGCCAAAGCTAAG GGTGTATGGTCCACGCTACCTGTAAATGAGAAGAAATTAAATCTTGCATTTAGATCTGCAAGGAGTGTTATCTTAATATTTTCTGTCAGAGAGAGTGGAAAATTTCAag GGTTTGCAAGACTTTCTTCAGAATCACATCACGGAGGATCTCCTATACACTGGGTGCTTCCAGCAGGAATGAGTGCTAAAATGCTGGGAGGTGTCTTTAAAATTGACTGGATTTGCAG GCGAGAATTACCCTTCACTAAGTCGGCTCATCTCACCAATCCTTGGAATGAACATAAACCAGTAAAGATCGGACGTGATGGACAG GAAATTGAACTTGAATGTGGAACCCAGCTTTGTCTTCTGTTTCCCCCCGATGAAAGTATTGACTTGTATCAGGTCATTCATAAAATGCGTCACAAGAGAAGAATGCATTCTCAGCCCAGATCACGAGGACGTCCATCCCGTCGAGAACCAGTCCGGGATGTGGGAAG GCGTCGACCAGAAGATTATGATATTCATAACAGCAGAAAGAAACCAAGGATTGACTATCCCCCTGAGTTTCACCAGAGACCAG GGTATTTAAAGGATCCACGATACCAGGAAGTGGACAG TTTCACAAATCTTATTCCCAACAGACGATTTTCAGGAGTTCGCCGAGATGTGTTTTTAAATGGG tCCTACAATGATTATGTGAGGGAATTTCATAACATGGGACCACCACCACCTTGGCAAGGAATG CCCCCTTACCCAGGAATGGAACAACCTCCACACCATCCTTACTATCAGCACCATGCTCCACCTCCTCAAGCTCATCCCCCTTACTCAGGACATCATCCAGTACCACATGAAGCAAGATACAGAGATAAACGAGTA CATGATTATGATATGAGGGTGGATGATTTTCTTCGTCGCACACAAGCTGTTGTCAGTGGTCGGAGAAGTAGACCCCGTGAAAGAGATCGGGAACGAGAGCGAGACCGCCCTAGAGATAACAGACGAGACAGAGAGCGAGATAGAGGACgtgatagagaaagagaaagagagcgaTTATGTGATCGAGACAGAGACCGAGGGGAGAGAGGTCGATATAGAAGATAA